In Candidatus Manganitrophaceae bacterium, one DNA window encodes the following:
- the polX gene encoding DNA polymerase/3'-5' exonuclease PolX gives MTKELLIEQLEASALLLELQGENPFKCRAYLNAARAIAEMETDLNEAIKDRSLLERKGIGKAMFEKISEAAATGRLGAYDELKATTPPGLLEMLKIKGLGTKRVRTIYEKLGIKDLVDLEYACIENRLADLTGFGKKIQEKTLQEIASLKKRIGFYHVHVARRAGEALLEKVKGNPSVIRAALGGSLRRRNEIVQDIDLIVSGDSPSELISFFCALPEVEREVARSEERARVTLKSGIQADLHATTDDRFPHVLHHCTGSKEYHAALEERAKRYGIRISEYGLFLEDHILPCQEEKEIFSTLELDYIEPELRENRGEIEAAARRLLPPLIEEKDIRGIFHVHSTYSDGSASLSDMIEAAERAGLEYIGISDHSETASYANGLKEDRIQQQHEEIERLRGRFKKIHIFKGIEADILPDGRIDYDDRVLSSFDFVIASVHSRFNMSEREMTDRVVRAMSHPKVTFLGHPTGRILLSRQGYPLALPEVIDAARRHGVIIELNASPYRLDLDWRQCRPVKEAGVRLSINPDAHGIEGINDMTFGVGIARKGWLSKEDVINTLPLDQIQSYLMNRKK, from the coding sequence ATTACGAAAGAACTCCTCATCGAACAACTTGAAGCGTCGGCGCTCCTGCTGGAGTTGCAGGGGGAAAATCCCTTTAAATGCCGCGCTTACCTGAACGCCGCCCGCGCGATTGCAGAGATGGAAACCGACCTGAATGAAGCGATTAAGGATCGATCTCTGTTGGAGCGCAAAGGGATCGGCAAAGCGATGTTTGAGAAAATCTCGGAGGCCGCCGCCACCGGCCGGCTCGGCGCTTATGACGAGCTGAAGGCGACGACCCCCCCCGGCCTTCTGGAAATGTTGAAGATCAAAGGGCTCGGTACGAAGCGGGTTCGGACCATTTACGAAAAGCTCGGCATCAAAGATCTCGTCGATTTGGAATATGCCTGCATTGAAAACCGTCTGGCCGACCTGACCGGATTTGGAAAAAAAATTCAAGAGAAAACGTTGCAAGAGATCGCCTCTCTGAAGAAGCGGATCGGATTTTATCACGTTCATGTCGCGCGCCGAGCGGGGGAAGCGCTGTTGGAGAAGGTGAAGGGGAACCCCTCGGTGATTCGCGCCGCGCTGGGGGGGAGTCTCCGGAGGAGAAATGAAATCGTCCAGGACATCGACCTGATCGTCAGCGGCGATTCTCCCTCCGAGTTGATTTCTTTTTTCTGCGCCTTGCCGGAGGTGGAGCGGGAAGTCGCGCGGTCGGAAGAGCGGGCGAGGGTGACCTTAAAGTCGGGGATCCAGGCCGACCTCCATGCGACGACGGACGATCGGTTCCCTCATGTCTTGCACCACTGCACAGGGAGCAAAGAGTATCACGCCGCGCTGGAAGAGAGGGCAAAACGCTACGGAATCAGGATCAGCGAATATGGTCTCTTTTTGGAAGACCATATTTTGCCCTGCCAGGAGGAAAAGGAGATCTTCTCCACCTTGGAGTTGGATTACATCGAGCCGGAGCTGAGAGAAAACCGGGGTGAGATCGAGGCGGCGGCGCGCCGTCTGCTTCCTCCGCTGATCGAAGAAAAGGACATTCGCGGCATCTTCCATGTTCACAGCACCTACAGCGACGGCTCCGCCTCGCTCTCCGACATGATCGAAGCGGCGGAGCGCGCAGGCCTTGAATATATCGGCATCTCCGATCACAGCGAGACCGCCAGCTATGCCAATGGGCTGAAAGAAGATCGGATTCAACAGCAGCATGAAGAGATCGAGCGGCTTCGCGGACGTTTCAAGAAGATTCACATCTTCAAAGGGATCGAAGCAGATATCCTTCCCGACGGCCGCATCGATTACGACGATCGCGTTTTATCCTCATTTGATTTCGTGATTGCCTCCGTCCACTCCCGTTTCAACATGTCCGAGCGGGAGATGACCGACCGGGTCGTCCGGGCGATGAGCCACCCGAAAGTGACCTTCTTAGGGCACCCGACCGGGCGGATTCTTCTCTCCCGGCAAGGTTATCCGCTGGCACTTCCGGAGGTGATCGATGCGGCGCGTCGGCATGGGGTAATTATCGAATTAAATGCCAGCCCGTATCGGCTTGATCTCGATTGGCGTCAGTGCCGGCCGGTCAAAGAAGCGGGTGTGCGGCTGAGCATCAACCCGGATGCACACGGCATCGAGGGAATCAACGATATGACGTTCGGTGTCGGCATTGCCCGTAAAGGATGGCTCTCTAAAGAAGATGTCATCAACACCCTTCCACTGGATCAAATCCAATCTTACTTGATGAACAGGAAGAAATAA
- the bamA gene encoding outer membrane protein assembly factor BamA, translating to MLKFLGTVSLLFVLILVGFSSLGHAEDNEIRIKLIDVKGNRKIDRATILSKISLKEGDLFSPAQIREDVKTLYRLGYFDRVDVETEGFEGGLAMTFSVHEKPLLIDVVYEGNEHLDKDKLKEKVPIKTQTFLDTEEINTYVEKIKKAYEAEAYYSAEVTPIIQRVSEDQALLTFLIKEGDRAYVRQIRMRGNQTFTDKELRKQIETSKYFWLTSWMTESGRYKAETIDGDVDRLREFYLNHGYLQVQVAPPKVDLSEDKQWFDITFPIVEGDQFKVKEIHYEGNQLFDTDRLVELTKSKEGEIFNRGQVRQDIVSMVDLYGERGYIFANVVPQLNPHLEDKTVDITFQVAEDDPVKVREIRITGNDKTRDKVIRREVRVNEGELINTKLLRRSFQRLNNLNFFENIEIVPEQVEKGWVDLNVKLKEKPTGTFSIGGGYSSVDRFIATTEITQGNLFGRGQLVRAKAEIGGRRKTYSLTFREPYLFDTNVSETTDLFNSVRSFNSYEEKRVGGDLIFGRQFGEYVSASVSYTLETLNIRNVQDQAPDLIKEQAKLGKTLTSALGFSLARDTRDFIFDPKEGSRNSISFEYAGTFLGGDNDYYKVIVDSSRYFPLWWEHVLSVHGRFGYAIGIAGKELPAGERFFVGGINTVRGFKFGKAGPVTDTGEILGGNKQLFFNVEYLIPLVPEAKIKWLFFYDLGRAFDDSEAIRFSQLRQGAGFGLRWISPIGPLRIEMGKNLNPEPGENTGFIPEFSIGTLF from the coding sequence TTGCTAAAATTTCTCGGCACGGTCTCCCTTCTTTTCGTGCTTATCTTGGTTGGTTTTTCCTCCCTGGGTCATGCAGAGGACAACGAGATTCGAATCAAGCTGATTGACGTGAAAGGGAACCGAAAGATCGATAGGGCCACGATCCTATCGAAGATCTCTCTCAAGGAGGGAGATCTCTTCTCCCCGGCGCAGATCCGGGAGGATGTAAAGACCCTGTATCGATTGGGATATTTCGATCGGGTCGATGTGGAGACCGAGGGATTTGAGGGGGGACTCGCGATGACCTTCTCGGTTCATGAAAAGCCGCTTCTCATCGATGTCGTTTACGAGGGAAATGAACATCTCGATAAGGACAAATTAAAGGAGAAGGTGCCGATCAAAACGCAGACCTTCTTGGATACGGAAGAGATCAACACCTACGTGGAAAAAATCAAGAAAGCCTATGAGGCGGAGGCGTATTATAGTGCAGAAGTCACCCCGATCATCCAACGGGTCTCGGAAGACCAGGCGTTGTTGACCTTCCTGATCAAAGAAGGGGATCGCGCCTATGTCCGTCAGATTCGGATGAGGGGAAACCAGACCTTTACCGACAAGGAGTTGAGAAAGCAGATCGAGACATCGAAATATTTCTGGCTGACCTCTTGGATGACCGAGTCGGGCCGCTATAAAGCGGAGACAATCGACGGCGACGTCGATCGTCTCCGAGAGTTTTATCTGAACCACGGCTACCTTCAGGTCCAGGTGGCGCCGCCGAAGGTCGACTTGAGCGAGGACAAGCAGTGGTTCGACATCACCTTTCCGATCGTAGAAGGGGACCAATTCAAAGTCAAAGAGATCCACTATGAGGGAAATCAGCTCTTCGACACCGATCGGCTGGTTGAATTGACGAAGAGCAAAGAGGGGGAGATCTTCAATCGGGGACAGGTCCGGCAAGACATTGTGAGCATGGTCGACCTCTATGGAGAGCGAGGCTATATCTTTGCCAACGTCGTCCCCCAACTCAACCCGCATCTTGAAGATAAAACGGTCGACATCACCTTTCAGGTCGCCGAGGATGACCCGGTCAAGGTCCGGGAGATCCGGATCACCGGCAATGATAAGACCCGTGACAAGGTGATTCGAAGGGAGGTCCGTGTCAACGAAGGGGAGCTGATTAATACCAAATTGTTGCGGCGGAGCTTTCAGCGGCTGAACAACCTTAATTTCTTCGAGAACATCGAAATTGTCCCGGAGCAGGTCGAGAAGGGATGGGTCGATCTGAATGTAAAATTGAAGGAGAAGCCGACCGGCACCTTTAGCATCGGCGGCGGCTACAGCTCGGTCGATCGGTTTATCGCGACGACGGAGATCACCCAGGGGAATCTCTTCGGCCGGGGGCAGCTCGTGCGCGCGAAGGCCGAAATCGGAGGGCGCCGAAAAACATATAGCCTCACCTTCAGGGAGCCCTATCTTTTCGACACGAATGTCTCGGAGACCACCGATCTCTTTAACTCGGTTCGGAGCTTCAACTCCTATGAGGAGAAGCGGGTCGGCGGCGATCTCATCTTCGGACGCCAATTCGGGGAGTATGTCAGTGCAAGCGTCAGCTACACCTTGGAAACGCTCAATATCCGTAATGTCCAAGACCAGGCGCCTGATCTAATTAAAGAGCAGGCCAAACTGGGAAAAACGCTGACGAGCGCACTCGGCTTCTCACTCGCGAGGGACACCCGTGATTTTATTTTCGATCCGAAGGAGGGGAGCCGCAACTCCATCTCTTTCGAGTATGCCGGCACTTTTCTCGGCGGCGACAACGATTACTACAAGGTCATCGTCGACTCCAGCCGGTATTTTCCCCTCTGGTGGGAGCATGTCCTCTCCGTGCATGGCCGCTTCGGATATGCCATCGGCATCGCCGGAAAAGAGCTCCCGGCCGGAGAGCGCTTCTTTGTCGGCGGCATCAATACCGTCAGAGGTTTCAAGTTCGGCAAGGCCGGTCCTGTGACCGACACCGGCGAAATTTTGGGGGGAAACAAGCAGCTCTTCTTTAATGTCGAGTACCTGATTCCCTTGGTGCCCGAGGCGAAAATCAAATGGCTCTTTTTCTATGATCTCGGTCGGGCTTTCGATGATTCGGAAGCGATCCGGTTCTCGCAGCTTAGGCAAGGGGCCGGATTCGGGCTGCGGTGGATTTCTCCCATCGGTCCGCTTCGGATTGAAATGGGGAAAAATTTAAATCCCGAGCCGGGTGAGAATACCGGCTTCATTCCGGAATTTTCCATTGGAACGCTTTTTTAG
- the radC gene encoding DNA repair protein RadC, which translates to MVKIKDWPTGERPRERLIKEGPHVLSDAQLLAILLRTGSDRTNVVQLAIELLDQFRELQNFANLSIKELCSIRGIGPAKAAQLKAAFELGRRALAPPAAQKIKINSSQDIFRHFSGFFQNVKKEIFKIVLLDQKNKVIRDVVVSEGSLTLTVVHPREVFNPAVRDSAASVIFLHNHPSGDPAPSQEDKELTKRLVSAGDLMGIHVLDHVIIGDSRYFSFSDAGYIRTPPSRVAVLQKEH; encoded by the coding sequence GCCGACGGGCGAGAGACCCCGGGAGCGACTCATCAAAGAGGGTCCCCATGTCCTCTCCGACGCGCAGCTCCTGGCGATTCTTCTCCGGACAGGCTCCGACCGGACCAATGTGGTCCAGCTGGCGATAGAGCTTCTCGATCAATTCCGGGAATTGCAGAACTTTGCTAATTTAAGTATAAAGGAGCTTTGTTCGATCCGAGGCATCGGTCCTGCCAAGGCGGCACAGTTGAAAGCGGCATTTGAACTCGGCAGAAGGGCCCTCGCACCGCCGGCCGCCCAAAAAATAAAAATCAACTCCAGTCAAGATATCTTCCGCCATTTTTCAGGATTTTTTCAGAATGTAAAAAAAGAAATATTCAAAATTGTTCTGCTCGATCAAAAGAACAAAGTCATCCGAGATGTGGTGGTTTCCGAGGGGAGCTTGACGCTGACCGTCGTTCATCCGAGAGAGGTATTTAACCCCGCCGTCCGTGACTCCGCGGCGTCGGTGATCTTTTTACACAATCATCCAAGTGGTGATCCGGCTCCGAGTCAGGAGGACAAGGAGCTAACGAAGCGTCTGGTTTCGGCCGGTGATCTGATGGGAATTCATGTATTAGACCATGTGATCATCGGAGATTCACGTTACTTCAGCTTTTCGGACGCGGGATATATCCGCACTCCCCCTTCGAGGGTTGCCGTTTTACAAAAAGAGCACTAA